Genomic DNA from Rudanella lutea DSM 19387:
CGGAGAAGCGAGGCAGTTTCAGATAGCTGCTTCTATCCCAGAATTTGGTCGCGTAGAGGGCAAACAGCGCGGCCGTAAGTCGGTACGTATCAAACTCACGGTCGGTGCCTTCGGGCAGGTGCTGGCCCAGAATTCGCAAATCGCGAAAATCGCTCAAAGGGTCGGTAGCTGCCCGGCGTAGTTCAGCCAGATTGGCCCGTCCGGTGGGGCCGTGTTGTAGTTCCAGAAAGCTGACAAAGGCGGCCTGTTGGTTGTTCAGTTGATTCATACGGTTTCGGTTTTTAGAGGTTTATCAATTTTCGGGTAAAGCGTGCCGTAACGTAGCACCATATCGGCTTCGGCCAGTGCCTGTAGGGTACGGGCATCCTGCTGAAATGATTCGAGCGACTGATGCAGTGCGCGTTGTGCGGTTTGATGGAGAGTCTGTTGCCAGCGGTGTTGCAGAATCAGCAACTCCTCACCTTCAACTGGCAACGTAGCCACCTTCCCAAGAAACGTATCGAACATGCTGCCCACACCCAGCCAGTAGCGGCTTTCGGCATCAATCATCAGGACGAATGCATCCCGATCAGCCCGTTCTATGTCACCGAGTCGAACACCCCAGGGTTTGTTTAGCCTAACGCGGGTAGCAAAGGCCCGAACTGCCTCGCGTAAGCGGCCTGCTACCTTCCGAGCATCGTCCGTTTGCGTATCTGGCCCATCAAGCATTTGCTGAAGGGCAATCCAGCGGCTGGGTTCGTTGATGATACTGGGGTAAATCGTGACACGCTCGTGCCGCCAGAGCTCAACCTTTGCTTGATCATTTACCAGTCCAAACACATCGGCCAGTAGCGGTTCTTGACGGGCCATATCCAATGCATTGAGCGTACTGGGGTCAGAAAGCCACTCAAACGTACGTGGTGCGTGACCCTTATGCTCACGCGTCATCATGTAGATTGTACTGTCCTGCCATAGCGCCCGCGATGTACTGAAGCGGATCGGTAGGTCGCCTATCTTGTCGTTATAATAGTATGCCAGATGCGGATCGTCATAAAGGCGTTCCATTTTGCTGCCTTGATTGTACCGTACCCCTACAGCCTGTTTACCCTCTGAATCGGTAACGAGTTGCAGACGACGGCTTTGGAAGGTGAACAACCCCCGTACACCAAACACCTGCTGGTCTTTAATTGGCTTTGGCGGGTCCTGCGCTTCCCAGGTGGCAGTATGTGCGTCTTTTGACGCATTACCCCAAACATTCTCAACCGGTGCCAGGTTGAGCAGTAATGCCCGAAATAGAGACGTTTCACCATTAACTGAACCGCGCAGCCAGAAAAAAGC
This window encodes:
- the casA gene encoding type I-E CRISPR-associated protein Cse1/CasA, whose translation is MTTYNLLDEPWLPVRWRGGEPPAAVGLREALLRAHDISELATDNPLETISLNRLLAALVASVFPELANEPEWFATWDAGWFDADRVDAYLKQYHAHFDLLSPVRPFFGNPQTDAKEISPLSRLQHAATSGNNALLFSHDLDSVPQTMTFAQAARALVCCQAAALGGGVAQPFNLCHGPLVGGAFFWLRGSVNGETSLFRALLLNLAPVENVWGNASKDAHTATWEAQDPPKPIKDQQVFGVRGLFTFQSRRLQLVTDSEGKQAVGVRYNQGSKMERLYDDPHLAYYYNDKIGDLPIRFSTSRALWQDSTIYMMTREHKGHAPRTFEWLSDPSTLNALDMARQEPLLADVFGLVNDQAKVELWRHERVTIYPSIINEPSRWIALQQMLDGPDTQTDDARKVAGRLREAVRAFATRVRLNKPWGVRLGDIERADRDAFVLMIDAESRYWLGVGSMFDTFLGKVATLPVEGEELLILQHRWQQTLHQTAQRALHQSLESFQQDARTLQALAEADMVLRYGTLYPKIDKPLKTETV